The following proteins are co-located in the Phragmites australis chromosome 10, lpPhrAust1.1, whole genome shotgun sequence genome:
- the LOC133930846 gene encoding uncharacterized protein LOC133930846: protein MKSTVLHATSEKQDEEGEALVPPAPEEEINEEEWAPCNDGGAAPVAWPGRLSSLATMLRVRGVGSVMVGFILLALLVGARRWIDLDASSLLGSMRSTGSGTGQRRPPHHSNSTAPLVPIPFTCGNATSPQRPTCPGTPAPPPSSTTLPLAGGPTTSCPDYFRYIHDDLRPWRGVGITREAVESARPHAYFRLVVSGGRAYVETYRRAYQTRDVFTQWGILQLMRRYAGRVPDLDIMFACDDPGQVRAADFPTPSDAPPVFRYCKDGSTLDIVFPDWSFWGWPEVNIRPWPQMLEEARQENERVRWLERQPYAYWKGSPGVARIRGELMRCNVSSGQEWNARLFSQDWRQAFRNGFKGSSLPKQCLYRYKIYIEGNAWSVSEKYILSCDSPVLFVTTPFQDILSRALVAGKQYWPISREHMCKSVKVAVDWGNEHPAQARLIGEQGSRFVREEMSMDYVYDYMLHLLTEYAKLLRYKPTVPEKAVEICTESMACPAKGRHRDCMMESMERHVAGFDPCTLPPPFTTEEAKEIADREAEVLGNVEKMER from the exons ATGAAGAGCACCGTCCTTCATGCGACCTCGGAAAAGCAGGACGAGGAAGGGGAAGCGTTGGTGCCACCGGCGCCGGAGGAGGAGATTAATGAGGAGGAATGGGCGCCGTGCAACGACGGCGGCGCCGCTCCAGTGGCGTGGCCCGGGCGCTTGTCGTCCTTGGCGACGATGCTGCGGGTGAGGGGCGTGGGCTCCGTCATGGTCGGCTTCATCCTTCTTGCCTTGCTGGTCGGCGCACGCAGATGGATCGACCTCGATGCt TCGTCTCTACTAGGCAGCATGAGAAGCACAGGCAGCGGCACCGGACAACGGCGGCCTCCGCACCACAGCAACTCTACGGCGCCCCTCGTACCGATACCATTCACCTGCGGCAACGCGACATCACCGCAGCGGCCGACATGCCCTGGAACACCTGCACCGCCACCGTCATCGACAACGTTGCCGCTCGCCGGTGGCCCGACGACGTCGTGCCCGGACTACTTCCGCTACATCCACGACGACCTGCGGCCGTGGCGCGGCGTGGGGATCACGCGGGAGGCGGTGGAGAGCGCCCGGCCGCACGCCTACTTCCGGCTGGTGGTGTCGGGCGGGCGCGCGTACGTGGAGACGTACCGGCGGGCGTACCAGACGCGGGACGTGTTCACGCAGTGGGGCATCCTGCAGCTGATGCGCCGCTACGCCGGCCGCGTCCCGGACCTGGACATCATGTTCGCCTGCGACGACCCGGGCCAGGTGCGCGCCGCCGACTTCCCCACACCGTCCGACGCGCCGCCCGTATTCCGGTACTGCAAGGACGGGTCGACGCTCGACATCGTGTTCCCGGACTGGTCCTTCTGGGGCTGGCCGGAGGTGAACATCCGGCCATGGCCACAGATGCTTGAGGAGGCGAGGCAGGAGAACGAGCGCGTGCGGTGGCTGGAGAGACAGCCCTACGCGTACTGGAAGGGCAGCCCCGGGGTCGCCCGCATACGCGGCGAACTCATGAGATGCAACGTCTCCAGTGGCCAAGAATGGAACGCCCGCCTCTTCAGCCAG GACTGGAGGCAGGCCTTCCGAAATGGCTTCAAAGGTTCCAGCTTGCCTAAGCAATGCTTGTACAG GTACAAGATTTACATAGAAGGGAATGCGTGGTCGGTGAGTGAGAAGTACATCCTGTCGTGCGACTCGCCGGTGCTGTTCGTCACGACACCCTTCCAGGACATCCTGTCCAGGGCGCTCGTCGCCGGCAAGCAATACTGGCCCATCAGCCGGGAGCACATGTGCAAATCCGTCAAGGTCGCCGTCGACTGGGGCAACGAGCACCCGGCGCAGGCGCGGCTCATCGGCGAGCAGGGCAGCCGGTTCGTGAGGGAGGAGATGAGCATGGACTACGTCTACGACTACATGCTGCACCTGCTCACCGAGTACGCCAAGCTGCTCCGGTACAAGCCCACCGTCCCAGAGAAGGCCGTCGAGATCTGCACCGAGTCCATGGCCTGCCCCGCCAAGGGCCGGCACCGGGACTGCATGATGGAATCCATGGAGAGGCACGTCGCCGGCTTCGACCCGTGCACGCTGCCGCCACCGTTCACCACCGAGGAGGCTAAGGAGATCGCCGACAGGGAGGCGGAGGTATTGGGAAACGTAGAGAAGATGGAGCGCTAG